A genomic region of bacterium contains the following coding sequences:
- a CDS encoding SUF system NifU family Fe-S cluster assembly protein, translated as MSLDELYRDVILDHYSHPRNRGTADPADAVREGANPLCGDEIRVSLRVRDGVIEDVRFEGKGCSISQASASMMTEQLKGKPVAEANRLIAAFKAMMHTPTGTEPAADDLGDLVALSGVRKFPVRVKCATLSWITLEMALEELGHGAAGT; from the coding sequence GTGTCGCTGGATGAACTGTACCGCGACGTCATTCTCGACCACTACAGCCACCCGCGCAACCGCGGCACGGCCGACCCGGCCGACGCGGTCCGCGAGGGGGCCAATCCGCTCTGCGGAGACGAGATCCGCGTCTCGCTGCGCGTCCGCGACGGTGTGATCGAGGACGTCCGGTTCGAGGGTAAGGGCTGCTCGATCAGCCAGGCGTCGGCCTCGATGATGACCGAGCAGCTCAAGGGCAAGCCGGTGGCGGAGGCGAATCGTCTTATTGCCGCGTTCAAGGCGATGATGCACACGCCCACCGGTACGGAGCCCGCGGCGGACGACCTCGGCGACCTGGTCGCCCTGTCCGGCGTCCGGAAGTTCCCCGTCCGGGTGAAGTGCGCGACGCTGTCCTGGATCACGCTCGAGATGGCGCTGGAGGAGCTGGGACACGGTGCGGCGGGCACGTAG
- a CDS encoding NADH-quinone oxidoreductase subunit C, whose protein sequence is MTPERIAQILARFPDIQDLQAEQRAEETKAEEEWKAKEREWQAAADQAKAEGKPAPRPLRREESKIYRYRAATFRVPREQLLDVCRWLRDNPEFDMSYLSFVSAIDWPDRFEVVYHLTSVNRRHGVTLKTPIPKERPAMPSVVELWPGADWHEREAYDLFGIVFEGHPDLRRIMMSADWKGHPLRKDYVYEDPQWLVDVTTQRQQELAATGDDWEGRGSRS, encoded by the coding sequence GTGACGCCGGAGCGCATCGCGCAGATCCTGGCCCGCTTCCCGGACATCCAGGATCTACAGGCGGAGCAGCGCGCCGAGGAAACCAAGGCCGAGGAAGAGTGGAAGGCCAAAGAGCGGGAGTGGCAGGCGGCGGCCGACCAGGCCAAGGCCGAGGGCAAGCCCGCGCCGCGTCCGCTCCGCCGCGAGGAATCGAAGATCTACCGCTATCGCGCCGCGACGTTTCGCGTGCCGCGGGAGCAGCTGCTCGACGTCTGCCGCTGGCTGCGCGACAACCCGGAATTCGACATGTCGTACCTGTCGTTCGTCTCCGCGATCGACTGGCCGGACCGGTTCGAGGTGGTCTATCACCTGACGTCCGTGAACCGGCGGCACGGTGTGACGCTCAAGACGCCCATCCCGAAAGAGCGCCCGGCCATGCCGTCGGTCGTGGAGTTGTGGCCCGGCGCGGACTGGCACGAGCGCGAAGCCTACGACCTCTTTGGCATCGTCTTCGAAGGGCATCCCGATCTGCGCCGCATCATGATGAGCGCCGACTGGAAGGGTCATCCGCTGCGGAAGGACTACGTCTACGAAGACCCTCAGTGGCTGGTGGACGTCACGACCCAGCGCCAGCAGGAGCTGGCCGCGACCGGGGACGACTGGGAAGGCCGCGGCTCCCGGAGCTAG
- a CDS encoding SufS family cysteine desulfurase: MGIPATIREDFPILNQRVNGKPLVYLDSAATSQKPRQVIDAIVKYYSEYNANIHRGVYAIAERATAEYEAARAKVARFIGAAEPAEIVFTRNVTEALNLVAHGWGRRHVGPGDEILTTELEHHSDLVPWQMLVNERGARLRHIPFDDHGRLVLDDLDRLLTDRTRIVALAHVSNVFGTVVPVEAIAKAAHARGAVVVVDGAQSTPHRPVDVRALGVDFYGFTGHKMLGPMGTGGLWGRRALLEEMDPFEGGGEMISDVWLDRAEWNAVPWKFEAGTMNVGDTIALGVAVEYLEALGMTAVQEHERSITHYALAQLSEIPGLHILGPGVDQRGGVVSFWMDGIHPHDIAQVLDSEGICVRAGHHCAKPAHRKLGIGASARASFYVYTIREEIDALCRALWKTRELFRVAG, encoded by the coding sequence ATGGGTATCCCGGCGACGATCCGCGAGGACTTCCCGATCTTGAATCAACGGGTGAACGGGAAGCCGCTCGTCTATCTCGACAGCGCCGCGACGTCTCAGAAACCCCGTCAGGTCATCGACGCGATCGTCAAGTATTACAGCGAGTACAACGCCAACATCCACCGCGGCGTCTACGCGATCGCGGAGCGCGCGACGGCGGAGTACGAGGCGGCGCGCGCCAAGGTCGCCCGGTTCATCGGCGCGGCCGAGCCCGCGGAGATCGTCTTCACCCGCAACGTCACCGAGGCGTTGAACCTGGTGGCCCACGGCTGGGGGCGCCGGCACGTCGGTCCCGGCGACGAGATCCTCACGACCGAGCTCGAGCACCACAGCGACCTCGTCCCGTGGCAGATGCTGGTGAACGAGCGCGGCGCGCGCCTCAGGCACATCCCGTTCGACGACCACGGCCGCCTCGTGCTCGACGACCTCGACCGCCTGCTGACCGACCGCACCCGGATCGTCGCGCTCGCCCACGTCAGCAACGTCTTCGGCACGGTCGTGCCGGTCGAGGCCATCGCGAAGGCCGCCCACGCGCGCGGCGCCGTGGTCGTGGTGGACGGCGCCCAGTCGACCCCCCACCGCCCCGTCGACGTGCGGGCGCTCGGCGTCGACTTCTACGGCTTTACCGGGCACAAGATGCTCGGGCCCATGGGGACCGGCGGATTGTGGGGCCGCCGGGCGCTGCTCGAAGAGATGGATCCGTTCGAGGGCGGCGGCGAGATGATCTCCGACGTCTGGCTCGATCGCGCGGAGTGGAACGCCGTGCCGTGGAAGTTCGAGGCCGGGACGATGAACGTCGGCGACACGATCGCGCTCGGCGTGGCCGTGGAGTACTTGGAAGCCCTCGGCATGACGGCGGTCCAGGAGCACGAGCGGTCCATCACGCACTACGCGCTGGCCCAGCTCTCCGAGATCCCGGGCCTGCACATCCTCGGTCCCGGCGTCGACCAGCGCGGCGGCGTGGTATCGTTCTGGATGGACGGGATCCACCCGCACGACATCGCGCAGGTGCTGGACAGCGAAGGGATCTGCGTCCGGGCGGGCCACCACTGCGCGAAGCCGGCGCACCGCAAGCTCGGGATCGGCGCGTCCGCGCGGGCGAGCTTCTACGTGTACACGATCCGCGAGGAGATCGACGCGCTCTGCCGCGCGCTGTGGAAGACGAGGGAATTGTTCCGTGTCGCTGGATGA
- the def gene encoding peptide deformylase, with amino-acid sequence MRRIVTVTDAAGAVLRRRSRAVPQVDAAVRRLVADMAVTMRHAEGVGLAAVQIGVPLRVILADTGRGLLALVNPRLRRRSGADVADEGCLSVPGVVAPVRRARRITVDGTLVTGRRVGLRATGYLARILQHEIDHLNGVLFLDRVRASAVRRRALRPAERRRGVKTAATGQEAAKAGRPRRRSPVRRRSANPWQGSALTVTAPSRRRAGTRSTRS; translated from the coding sequence GTGCGGCGCATCGTCACGGTCACCGACGCCGCGGGCGCGGTGCTGCGCCGGCGGAGCCGCGCGGTGCCGCAGGTCGACGCGGCGGTCCGCCGGCTCGTCGCCGACATGGCGGTGACGATGCGGCACGCGGAGGGCGTCGGGCTCGCCGCGGTACAGATCGGCGTGCCGCTGCGGGTGATTCTGGCCGACACCGGGCGCGGGCTGCTCGCGCTGGTGAATCCCCGGCTGCGCCGCCGCTCCGGCGCCGACGTCGCGGACGAAGGCTGCCTCAGCGTGCCGGGCGTCGTCGCGCCCGTCCGCCGCGCCCGGCGCATCACGGTGGACGGGACGCTGGTGACGGGCCGGCGGGTCGGCCTCCGCGCGACCGGGTATCTCGCACGCATTTTGCAGCACGAGATCGATCACCTCAACGGCGTGCTGTTCCTCGACCGGGTGCGTGCGTCCGCGGTTCGGCGGCGCGCGCTGCGTCCCGCCGAGCGGCGGCGCGGCGTCAAGACTGCGGCCACCGGGCAGGAGGCCGCGAAAGCCGGCCGCCCGCGCCGGCGTTCTCCCGTGCGGCGCCGTTCCGCGAACCCGTGGCAGGGAAGCGCCTTGACGGTGACGGCGCCTTCGCGGCGGCGCGCCGGCACCCGGTCGACGCGGAGCTGA
- a CDS encoding molybdopterin-dependent oxidoreductase has product MTVSKTRGFWAGVAGGVLAVAVLFAYRYATSMPTLQEALAERMIRLLPYPVFGFILDRLQHLAKPLGFGMAILTIIIGFGLAGVLYAVIAGRARWSPLRGAIVTAAAAWIVLTFGFLPLIEGGLLGAPLTTVVTDPAIPMALACIAYALVLASLARVPARRRAGAAVGIRSTAPASRRARALATPDAHDDDVALGRRVGRRHLLRRSALAVAGAAVGTRLGLWATSAAGFAAAAAAAAFRLVKGMPPEVTPAGAFYQVSKNFFDPTVDVGKWRLEVTGLVNTPLKLSLDELKALAPAVERYQTFECISNEVGGDLIGNAKWKAVRVKDVLAHAGVKPGATTVIWRAADGFSESIAFSIADDPETLLAYEMNGEPIPQKHGAPLRLLLLNRYGMKQPKWLTGIEVANHDYTGYWEQQGWSKEAIVKVNSAFLVEQREGGMLALGGWAYAGNRGISKVEFSPDDGKTWLPAAVKEPLNMNCWQFWSAEWKPPAPGEYTLKVRAYDGTGKMQPAQPKPTLPDGGQGYHTVKVKA; this is encoded by the coding sequence ATGACGGTGTCGAAGACGCGCGGGTTTTGGGCGGGGGTGGCCGGCGGTGTGCTCGCCGTGGCCGTGCTCTTTGCCTACCGCTACGCCACGAGCATGCCGACCCTCCAGGAGGCGCTGGCCGAGCGGATGATCCGCCTCCTGCCGTATCCGGTGTTCGGGTTCATTCTCGACCGGCTGCAGCATCTCGCCAAACCCCTCGGCTTCGGGATGGCGATCCTGACGATCATCATCGGATTCGGATTGGCCGGCGTGCTCTACGCCGTGATCGCGGGCCGCGCCCGCTGGTCGCCGCTGCGCGGGGCGATCGTTACCGCGGCCGCGGCATGGATCGTCCTGACCTTCGGCTTTCTTCCGCTGATCGAGGGCGGCCTGCTCGGGGCACCGCTCACGACGGTCGTCACCGACCCGGCGATTCCCATGGCGCTGGCGTGCATCGCGTACGCCCTCGTACTGGCGTCGCTGGCCCGGGTCCCGGCCCGCCGGCGGGCGGGCGCCGCGGTTGGTATCCGCTCCACGGCGCCGGCATCGCGCCGAGCCCGCGCGCTGGCCACGCCGGACGCGCACGACGACGACGTCGCGCTCGGCCGCCGGGTCGGGCGCCGCCACCTGCTGCGCCGGTCCGCGCTCGCCGTCGCGGGAGCGGCGGTGGGGACGCGGCTGGGGCTGTGGGCGACGTCCGCGGCCGGCTTTGCCGCGGCGGCCGCCGCGGCCGCGTTCCGGCTCGTCAAAGGGATGCCGCCCGAGGTGACCCCGGCCGGCGCGTTCTATCAGGTGTCCAAGAATTTCTTCGACCCGACCGTCGACGTCGGCAAGTGGCGGCTCGAGGTGACCGGTCTCGTCAACACGCCGCTGAAGCTGTCGCTGGACGAACTCAAAGCCCTGGCCCCCGCCGTCGAGCGGTACCAGACCTTCGAGTGCATCAGCAACGAAGTCGGCGGGGACCTGATCGGCAACGCGAAGTGGAAAGCCGTGCGCGTCAAGGACGTGCTGGCGCACGCCGGCGTCAAGCCGGGCGCGACGACCGTCATCTGGCGCGCCGCCGACGGCTTCTCCGAGTCGATCGCGTTTTCGATCGCCGACGATCCGGAGACGCTGCTCGCCTACGAGATGAACGGGGAGCCCATTCCGCAGAAGCACGGCGCCCCGCTGCGCCTGCTGCTCCTGAACCGCTACGGCATGAAGCAGCCCAAGTGGCTGACGGGCATCGAGGTCGCGAACCACGACTACACCGGCTACTGGGAGCAGCAGGGTTGGAGCAAGGAAGCGATCGTCAAGGTCAACAGCGCGTTCCTCGTCGAGCAGCGCGAGGGGGGCATGCTGGCGCTCGGCGGCTGGGCCTACGCGGGGAACCGCGGCATCTCGAAGGTGGAATTCAGTCCCGACGACGGCAAGACGTGGCTCCCCGCCGCGGTCAAGGAGCCGCTCAACATGAACTGCTGGCAGTTTTGGTCGGCTGAGTGGAAGCCGCCGGCCCCCGGCGAGTACACGCTCAAGGTGCGCGCCTACGACGGGACGGGCAAAATGCAGCCGGCCCAGCCCAAGCCGACGCTTCCCGACGGGGGCCAGGGCTATCACACGGTGAAGGTCAAAGCCTAG
- a CDS encoding DUF2203 domain-containing protein, with product MRYFTVPEAQALLPRLRETLDALRRTRDEATLKKTEIEMLWKRLDAGEAVLTSVGEQQKHLDALVARLSAIAQDVEEIGCILRDVDAGLVDFPARAGAGRTVFLCWRLGEPEIAFWHGTGEGFAGRRPLAELPPDQS from the coding sequence GTGCGGTACTTCACCGTACCGGAAGCGCAGGCGCTGCTGCCGCGGCTTCGCGAGACGCTCGACGCGCTGCGGCGCACGCGCGACGAGGCCACGCTGAAAAAGACTGAGATCGAGATGTTGTGGAAGCGCCTCGATGCGGGCGAGGCGGTGCTCACGAGCGTCGGCGAGCAGCAGAAGCATTTGGACGCGCTGGTCGCGCGGCTCTCCGCGATCGCGCAGGACGTCGAGGAGATCGGCTGCATCCTCCGAGACGTGGACGCGGGACTGGTCGACTTTCCGGCGCGGGCCGGCGCGGGCCGGACGGTGTTCCTGTGCTGGCGGCTCGGCGAGCCGGAGATCGCGTTCTGGCACGGGACGGGCGAAGGCTTCGCCGGGCGCCGGCCGCTCGCGGAGCTGCCGCCGGATCAATCCTGA
- a CDS encoding NADH-quinone oxidoreductase subunit B family protein, whose amino-acid sequence MAEAVGILDSLPGGGLILTTVEGALNWGRAASLWPLTFGLACCAIEMMAAFASRFDLDRMGVIPRATPRQADLMIVAGRATLKMAPIVRRLWEQMPEPRYVISMGSCATCGGPFYYDNYSILKGIDQVVPVDVYVPGCPPRPEALIEGILKLQEQIKKEPFLRRQAAAAIAARSGAPR is encoded by the coding sequence ATGGCCGAGGCGGTCGGGATCCTCGACAGCCTGCCGGGCGGCGGGCTCATCCTGACCACGGTGGAGGGCGCGCTCAACTGGGGCCGCGCCGCGTCCCTGTGGCCGCTGACCTTCGGGCTGGCGTGCTGCGCGATCGAGATGATGGCCGCCTTTGCGAGCCGGTTCGACCTCGACCGGATGGGCGTGATCCCGCGGGCGACCCCGCGCCAGGCGGACCTGATGATCGTGGCGGGGCGGGCGACGCTCAAGATGGCGCCGATCGTGCGGCGCCTCTGGGAGCAGATGCCGGAGCCGCGGTACGTCATCTCGATGGGCTCGTGCGCCACGTGCGGCGGCCCCTTCTATTACGACAACTACTCGATTCTCAAGGGCATCGATCAAGTCGTCCCGGTCGACGTCTACGTCCCCGGCTGCCCGCCGCGGCCGGAGGCGCTGATCGAGGGCATCCTCAAGCTGCAGGAGCAGATCAAGAAGGAGCCGTTCCTGCGCCGGCAGGCGGCCGCGGCGATCGCCGCGCGCTCCGGGGCGCCCCGGTAA
- the sufD gene encoding Fe-S cluster assembly protein SufD: MVSSNPSTVTSAQEATRGLDRDLVVRRSAAAGEPDWLRDQRLAAWDEFVRLPLPPDAGDEWRRTDLKSLDLASLRPVEVPSRKPKVPAGLAALVGYPDAAAGLRLIVDGAAVQSRLAPALTKSGIVFTSLDEAVRSHPDLVRPHLGSIVRAGENKYRALNAALWQGGTFLYVPAGVEVDLQLVTGTWLTQEGTAFLPRTLVVTGDRARVTLVEVFGSTDGAARTFADHAVELVPGTGAQIRYVNLEDWARNLWEVGIVRAFVGRDATVNTLMIGFGAGLVKTNVESRLLGEGATSEMLGVLFGDGAQHFDYHTLQEHAAPSTTSDLLYKGALKDKARSIFSGLIRADQGAQKTNAFQLNRNLILSEGARADSMPKLEILANDLRCTHGASTSRLNDEQIFYLMSRGLRREIAVRMMVDGFFGEIFDRIPVEAVREWLSGAIERKMAGYA; the protein is encoded by the coding sequence ATGGTGAGCAGCAATCCATCTACGGTGACGAGCGCCCAGGAGGCCACGAGGGGACTGGACCGCGATCTCGTGGTCCGGCGCAGCGCGGCCGCCGGCGAACCCGACTGGCTGCGCGACCAGCGCCTCGCGGCGTGGGACGAGTTCGTGCGGCTGCCGCTGCCGCCGGACGCCGGCGACGAGTGGCGGCGGACCGACCTGAAATCGCTTGACCTCGCGTCGCTGCGGCCCGTCGAGGTGCCCTCGCGGAAGCCGAAGGTGCCGGCCGGTCTGGCGGCCCTCGTGGGGTATCCCGACGCGGCCGCCGGTCTCAGGCTGATCGTGGACGGCGCCGCGGTGCAGTCCCGCCTCGCTCCGGCGCTCACCAAGTCCGGAATCGTGTTTACGTCGCTCGACGAGGCGGTGCGGTCTCACCCGGATCTCGTCCGCCCGCACCTGGGGTCCATCGTCCGCGCCGGCGAGAACAAGTACCGCGCGCTCAATGCCGCGCTGTGGCAGGGCGGCACGTTTCTGTACGTGCCGGCCGGCGTCGAGGTCGATCTGCAATTGGTCACCGGCACGTGGCTCACCCAGGAGGGCACGGCCTTTCTGCCGCGCACACTGGTCGTGACGGGCGACCGCGCCCGGGTGACCCTCGTCGAGGTCTTCGGCTCGACCGACGGCGCCGCGCGGACGTTCGCGGACCACGCCGTCGAGCTCGTGCCTGGGACCGGCGCGCAGATCCGCTACGTGAACCTCGAGGACTGGGCCCGGAACCTCTGGGAAGTCGGCATCGTCCGCGCGTTCGTCGGCCGCGACGCGACCGTCAACACGCTCATGATCGGGTTCGGCGCCGGGCTCGTGAAGACCAACGTCGAGTCGCGCCTGCTCGGCGAAGGGGCCACCTCCGAGATGCTCGGCGTGCTGTTCGGCGACGGCGCGCAGCATTTCGACTACCACACCCTCCAAGAACACGCCGCGCCCAGCACCACGAGCGATCTGCTGTATAAGGGCGCGCTGAAGGACAAGGCGCGGTCGATCTTCTCCGGGCTGATCCGGGCGGACCAGGGCGCGCAGAAGACCAACGCGTTCCAGCTGAACCGCAACCTCATCCTGTCCGAGGGCGCGCGCGCGGACAGCATGCCGAAGCTCGAGATCCTGGCCAATGACCTGCGGTGCACGCACGGTGCGAGTACCAGCCGCCTCAACGACGAACAGATCTTCTACCTGATGAGCCGCGGTCTGCGGCGCGAAATCGCGGTGCGCATGATGGTGGACGGGTTCTTCGGCGAGATCTTCGACCGGATCCCGGTCGAGGCGGTCCGCGAATGGCTCAGCGGGGCGATCGAGCGGAAGATGGCGGGATACGCATGA
- a CDS encoding NADH-quinone oxidoreductase subunit D has protein sequence MALRTEELMLNMGPQHPSTHGVLRLVVTLDGENIVDVRPDIGYLHSSVEKMMEHRLYVQNVSLADRGMDYLTAMQNEQVYCLAVERLAGIEVPERGKYLRVIFDELQRLASHLVWLGTWGIDLGATTVFLWCFREREMILDLFEKVTGGRLHHAYFRIGGVYVDPPAGWTDEVKKFLDYFDDRVVEYDKLLTANPIFLARTKGVGVIGRREAIAMGASGPVGRASGIAMDVRKAEPYEVYDRMTFDVPVFTEGDCFARYQVRLEEMRQSSRIVGQALKELPGGEVRSRVPMTMKAPRGEVYARTESARGDLAIHLVSDGGEMPYRVKIRAPSFSNLYALSEMMRGWKIADVIAILGSIDIVLSDVDR, from the coding sequence ATGGCGCTACGCACGGAAGAGCTGATGCTCAACATGGGGCCGCAGCACCCCAGCACCCACGGCGTGCTGCGCCTCGTCGTGACCCTCGACGGCGAGAACATCGTGGACGTCAGGCCCGACATCGGCTACCTCCACTCGTCCGTCGAGAAGATGATGGAGCACCGGCTCTACGTTCAGAACGTCTCGCTGGCCGACCGCGGCATGGACTACCTGACCGCGATGCAGAACGAGCAGGTGTACTGCCTCGCCGTCGAGCGGCTCGCGGGCATCGAGGTGCCCGAGCGCGGGAAGTACCTGCGCGTGATCTTCGACGAACTGCAGCGTCTGGCCAGCCACCTCGTCTGGCTGGGAACCTGGGGAATCGATCTCGGCGCGACGACGGTCTTCCTGTGGTGCTTCCGCGAGCGGGAGATGATCCTCGATCTGTTCGAAAAGGTCACGGGCGGCAGGCTCCACCACGCGTACTTCCGGATCGGCGGCGTCTACGTCGATCCGCCGGCCGGCTGGACCGACGAGGTGAAGAAGTTCCTCGACTACTTCGACGACCGTGTCGTGGAGTACGACAAGCTCCTGACCGCCAACCCGATCTTCCTGGCGCGCACGAAGGGCGTCGGCGTGATCGGCCGGCGCGAGGCGATCGCGATGGGGGCGAGCGGCCCCGTCGGGCGCGCGAGCGGCATCGCCATGGACGTGCGGAAGGCCGAGCCGTACGAGGTCTACGACCGGATGACGTTCGACGTGCCGGTCTTCACGGAGGGCGACTGCTTCGCCCGGTACCAGGTCCGCCTGGAAGAGATGCGGCAGTCGTCGCGCATCGTGGGCCAGGCGCTCAAGGAGCTGCCCGGCGGCGAGGTGCGGTCGCGCGTGCCGATGACGATGAAGGCGCCGCGCGGGGAAGTCTACGCCCGCACGGAATCGGCCCGCGGAGACCTCGCCATTCACCTGGTGAGCGACGGCGGCGAGATGCCGTACCGGGTCAAGATCCGGGCGCCGTCCTTCAGCAACCTGTACGCGCTGTCGGAGATGATGCGGGGCTGGAAGATCGCGGACGTGATCGCGATCCTCGGTAGCATCGACATCGTGCTCTCGGACGTCGATCGATAG
- the lpdA gene encoding dihydrolipoyl dehydrogenase, translating to MESFDLVVVGGGPAGYVGAIRGAQLGLRTALVERDKVGGTCLHVGCIPTKVMLHTAQLLEDMRGASEFGIAVEAPRLDMAALHRRRDRVVTTNFRGVEYLMRKNGITVFAGDGRLLDATNLRVTAADGTTTDLRAGAILLATGSKPRSLPGVAIDNERVLDSTGALRLTEVPGSIAIIGAGAVGSEFASVFAAFGAKVTLIEYLPSCLPLEDEEVAAVLTKALQRRGVTVKTGTAVTGVRSDGDGVQVALRAGDAETVAADYALIAVGRAPLVDGLGLDAAGLAVEGGALPVDARMRTSVETIYAAGDMIGGLLLAHVGSAEAIVAVEAIAGHDPAPLDPLLMPRATYSIPQVASVGLTERQAKEAGRDVAVGRFQFMANARAAILNHREGLVKIVADRELGEILGVHLAGPEVTELLPEAVLGKSLEATVLEIGQAVHAHPTLSEAIHEAALGALGRAIHG from the coding sequence ATGGAGTCGTTTGATCTCGTTGTCGTCGGCGGCGGCCCGGCCGGGTACGTCGGCGCCATTCGCGGCGCTCAGCTCGGCCTGCGCACCGCGCTCGTCGAGCGCGACAAGGTCGGCGGGACCTGCCTCCACGTCGGCTGCATTCCGACGAAGGTCATGCTCCACACCGCGCAGCTGCTGGAGGACATGCGCGGCGCATCCGAGTTCGGCATCGCGGTGGAAGCGCCGCGCCTGGACATGGCGGCGCTGCACCGCCGGCGCGACCGCGTCGTCACCACGAACTTTCGCGGCGTCGAATATCTGATGCGCAAGAACGGGATCACCGTGTTCGCGGGAGACGGGCGGCTGCTCGATGCGACGAACCTCCGCGTGACGGCGGCGGACGGGACGACGACGGACCTGCGGGCCGGCGCGATCCTGCTCGCGACCGGATCGAAGCCGCGCAGCCTGCCGGGCGTCGCGATCGACAACGAACGGGTTCTCGACAGCACCGGCGCGCTCCGCCTGACCGAGGTGCCCGGATCGATCGCGATCATCGGCGCCGGCGCCGTCGGCTCGGAGTTCGCGAGTGTGTTCGCGGCGTTCGGGGCCAAGGTGACGCTGATCGAGTACCTGCCGTCGTGCCTGCCGCTCGAGGACGAAGAGGTGGCCGCGGTGCTGACGAAGGCGCTGCAGCGCCGAGGGGTGACGGTCAAGACGGGAACCGCGGTGACGGGCGTCCGGTCGGACGGGGACGGCGTGCAGGTGGCGCTGCGGGCGGGCGACGCGGAGACGGTCGCCGCCGACTACGCGCTGATCGCCGTCGGCCGCGCGCCGCTCGTGGACGGGCTCGGGCTCGACGCCGCGGGCCTCGCGGTCGAAGGCGGCGCGCTGCCGGTCGACGCGCGAATGCGGACGTCGGTCGAGACGATCTACGCGGCGGGCGACATGATCGGCGGCCTCTTGCTCGCGCATGTGGGATCCGCCGAAGCGATCGTGGCCGTGGAGGCGATCGCGGGGCACGACCCGGCGCCGCTCGATCCGCTGCTCATGCCGCGGGCCACCTACTCGATCCCGCAGGTCGCGAGCGTGGGCCTTACCGAGCGGCAGGCGAAGGAGGCCGGCCGCGACGTCGCGGTGGGCCGCTTCCAGTTCATGGCCAACGCGCGGGCGGCGATTCTCAACCACCGCGAAGGGCTCGTCAAGATCGTCGCGGACCGCGAATTGGGCGAGATCCTGGGCGTGCACCTCGCCGGGCCGGAAGTCACCGAGCTGCTGCCGGAGGCGGTGCTGGGCAAGAGCCTCGAGGCCACCGTTCTGGAAATCGGCCAGGCGGTCCACGCGCATCCGACGCTGTCGGAAGCGATACACGAGGCCGCGCTCGGCGCGCTCGGCCGCGCGATTCACGGGTAG
- a CDS encoding non-heme iron oxygenase ferredoxin subunit, with amino-acid sequence MSAEGRDAPAGEYVRVARRADIPPGSIVRVEAGGHVIAVANVGGELFAIDDTCSHEEASLSEGGLTGDVVVCARHGARFNVKTGRVLSLPAVRSVATYAVKVEGDDVLVATEPRRSAELPHRR; translated from the coding sequence ATGAGCGCAGAAGGCCGCGACGCGCCCGCGGGCGAGTACGTCCGGGTGGCGCGCCGCGCCGATATTCCGCCGGGGTCGATCGTGCGGGTCGAGGCGGGCGGGCACGTCATCGCCGTCGCCAACGTCGGCGGCGAGCTCTTCGCGATCGACGACACCTGCTCGCACGAGGAGGCCTCGCTCAGCGAGGGGGGCCTCACGGGCGACGTGGTGGTCTGCGCCCGGCACGGCGCCCGGTTCAACGTGAAGACCGGCCGCGTGCTGTCGCTGCCGGCGGTCCGGTCGGTGGCGACCTACGCGGTCAAGGTGGAGGGGGACGACGTGCTCGTGGCGACCGAGCCGCGGCGGTCCGCGGAATTGCCGCATCGCCGCTAG
- a CDS encoding NADH-quinone oxidoreductase subunit I, with protein MSVARRVNVGGRVTGAVKALATGLGLTWQVMLRPKVTVKYPIERLPVSNRFHGLLALPIDPETGKDLCIICFQCERVCPSRCIHIEAQGKGKERVLSRFDIEMDKCQYCGFCVEVCPTEAIVFVPHYESSTFDRSTLLYNLDELHRAAPKEPIATGIVGGAHRHNGHKNGTGDAGASRGLVPRERGGHAAPAHGDGAAAAGSSSSAGARR; from the coding sequence ATGAGCGTTGCCCGGCGGGTGAACGTAGGCGGACGGGTCACGGGCGCGGTGAAGGCGCTCGCCACGGGCCTCGGGCTCACGTGGCAGGTGATGCTGCGCCCCAAGGTGACGGTGAAGTATCCGATCGAACGGCTGCCGGTCTCGAACCGCTTCCACGGCCTGCTGGCGCTTCCGATCGACCCCGAGACCGGCAAGGATCTCTGCATCATCTGCTTTCAGTGCGAACGCGTCTGCCCGTCGCGCTGCATCCATATCGAGGCGCAGGGCAAAGGCAAGGAGCGCGTGCTGAGCCGCTTCGACATCGAGATGGACAAGTGCCAGTACTGCGGCTTCTGCGTCGAGGTGTGCCCCACCGAGGCGATCGTGTTCGTGCCGCACTACGAAAGCTCGACCTTCGACCGCAGCACGCTCCTCTACAACCTCGACGAGCTGCACCGGGCCGCGCCGAAAGAGCCGATCGCCACGGGCATTGTCGGGGGCGCGCATCGCCACAACGGCCATAAGAACGGGACCGGCGACGCCGGCGCATCCCGCGGGCTAGTCCCGCGTGAGCGGGGCGGGCACGCCGCGCCCGCTCACGGGGACGGCGCCGCGGCCGCGGGATCGTCGAGCAGTGCGGGAGCGCGCCGGTGA